The following nucleotide sequence is from Sphingomonas telluris.
CGTGGTCGGGCCCGTCTGCGAGACCGGCGATACGTTCGCCACCGCCCGGAAGATGGACCGCACATCAGCCGGCGATCTCGTCGCCTTCAAGACGGCAGGCGCCTACGCCGCGGCCATGTCGAGCACCTACAACTCCCGGCCGCTGACGCCAGAGGTGCTCGTCGACGGGTCAAGCTGGGCGATCATCCGCCCGCGGGTCGGCATTGAATCCCTCATCGCTGCGGACCGCATTCCCGACTGGTTGAAAGCCACAGCGTAGAGAGGAACCCAGACGAAGATCATCGCCTTGTAACAATCGGCGTTAGATTTGCGTTGGATTTTTCCAGGTCCGCGTTTCGATTAGTTGTTTGTCGAAACTGATAGGCCATCCGTCGAACGAAGGGACCTAACCCTGCTTGCAACTCAGGTTAAATCTGCCCAGAGCCCCGCGTCCGCATGACTCGAAAAGACAATCAGGCGCGCAGCCGCGCACGCCAGGGGAATTCTTTCGTGCCGCCGAAGGCCGGAAGCATCGTCGCAATCGCCGCCGCACTCATGCTGGCGAGCTGCGGCAGCAGTGACGAAAAGGCAGGCGGCGCAGGGGGCCGGGGTCCCCAGGGACCGATCAAGGTCGGCTATGTCGTCATTCAGCCGGGCAGCGCTCCGCTTCAGCAGACGCTCCCCGCGCGCGTATCCGCCTTCCAGGTCTCGGAAGTCCGCCCTCAGGTTTCCGGCGTCATCCTTCGCAGGCTGTTCCGCGAAGGTTCGGTCGTGAAGCAAGGGCAGACGCTCTATCAGATCGACCCGAGCCTCTATCAGGCTTCGGCGGCTCAGGCCGCTGCGAACGTCCAGGCCGCGCGCGCTACCGCCGAAGCAGCCCGAACCCGCGCTTCCCGCTACAAGCCCCTCGCCGAGATGGAAGCGGTGTCGAAGCAGGATTACACCGACGCGCTTGCGCAGGCGCGCCAGGCCGAGGCCACCGTCGCCCAGAATCGCGCGGCGCAGCGCACCGCTGAGATCAACCTCAAGTACACCCGGGTTCCGGCGCCGATCTCGGGCCGCATCGGCCTGTCGAACTTCACGGAAGGCGCGCTCGTCACCGCCAACCAGGCCGAGCCGCTGACGACCATTACCCGGCTCGATCCGGTCTTCGTCGACATCCAGGAGTCCGCCGCAGACCTCATCGCGCTACGCGAAGCGCTGGCTCGCGCCGGCGTCGAGCCGCGCACCGCACAGGTCCGTCTCAAGCTGCCCGGCGGATCCGATTACGGCTACACCGGATCAGTCGAATTCAGCCAGGTGAT
It contains:
- a CDS encoding efflux RND transporter periplasmic adaptor subunit, with product MLASCGSSDEKAGGAGGRGPQGPIKVGYVVIQPGSAPLQQTLPARVSAFQVSEVRPQVSGVILRRLFREGSVVKQGQTLYQIDPSLYQASAAQAAANVQAARATAEAARTRASRYKPLAEMEAVSKQDYTDALAQARQAEATVAQNRAAQRTAEINLKYTRVPAPISGRIGLSNFTEGALVTANQAEPLTTITRLDPVFVDIQESAADLIALREALARAGVEPRTAQVRLKLPGGSDYGYTGSVEFSQVIVDQGTGSVTIRARFPNPQSILLPGMFVTAEFAQAVDVSAFLVPQSAVSRDPKGNATVWVVGPGNRAVQRTVVAERTTGEYWVVTQGLAAGEKVITQGIANLKDGAPIKPVPATAPQKLQAPPAGANSNPAARRP